A single window of Nicotiana sylvestris chromosome 3, ASM39365v2, whole genome shotgun sequence DNA harbors:
- the LOC104244373 gene encoding phosphoinositide phosphatase SAC2-like, whose translation MGSESSQQSENNEQHDSRPLYLQKFRLYETSSNFYMVGRDKTRTFWKVLKIDRLEPSELIMYEDSATYSELECIDLLKRIHEGNKSTGGLKFVSTCYGIVGFVKFLGPYYMVLITKRRKVGMICGHAVYAITKSEMFPIPNSTVLSNMDSKNENRYKKLLRTVDLTKDFFFSYSYHIMLSLQKNLSNCETGLTLYDTMFVWNEFLTRGIRYQLKNTLWTVALVYGFFKQVTLSISNRDFVLTLIARRSRHYAGTRYLKRGVNEKGRVANDVETEQIVLEDMRDGFPVQISAVVQNRGSIPLFWSQETSRLNIKPDIILSRKDLKFEATKRHFENLVKRYGNPIIILNLIKTREKRPRETILRAAFANAIEFINKDLSEENHLRFLHWDLNKHSRSKATNVLTLLGKVAATALDLTGFLHCQLIPASKSGKLLKFSSTGNTGDQAGKDLCEVGAESNSSSGDLCGDYYVKLSTLQRGVLRTNCIDCLDRTNVAQYAYGLVALGHQLHALGFIDVENIDLDSALADNLMKLYEAMGDTLALQYGGSAAHNKIFSERRGQWKAATQSQELFRTLQRYYSNAYMDAEKQDAINVFLGHFRPQEGKPALWELDSDQHYNVGGHGSSLAMENSRSFIKRSLSEGNLICGSSSPVKETETEQTDDSDQPLPESAKGGSKGLSESTPEISTCETDISFTRYTPSMSGRQLFLDMQLEQCLGNESVRLRERVDSVDFSNFLDIEWLSSSGNSCEEETYERSAIISSPSGVVSSDGVTVGSKAEISFSASESSLKRQEQTSGDLNFDAEGSSKSINEFSEMFVHWVNNGDMLFP comes from the exons ATGGGTTCAGAGAGCAGTCAACAATCTGAAAACAATGAGCAACACGACTCGAGACCCTTATATCTCCAGAAGTTTCGGCTCTATGAGACTAGCTCG AACTTCTATATGGTTGGGAGGGATAAAACTAGGACTTTTTGgaaagttttgaagattgacaggTTAGAGCCGTCGGAGCTAATCATGTATGAAGATTCTGCCACATACTCAGAACTTGAATGCATTGACCTCCTCAAAAGAATACATGAAGGGAACAAGTCAACTGGAGGGCTTAAATTTGTTTCGACCTGCTACGGAATTGTTG GTTTTGTAAAGTTTTTGGGACCTTATTACATGGTGCTTATTACAAAAAGAAGGAAAGTCGGAATGATATGCGGTCATGCGGTTTATGCCATTACGAAGAGCGAGATGTTTCCAATCCCCAATTCAACTGTGCTATCCAATATGGATTCTAAGAATGAGAACAG ATACAAGAAGCTCCTGCGCACGGTGGATCTCACAAAGGACTTCTTTTTCAGCTACTCCTATCATATTATGCTTAGTCTTCAAAAGAATCTGAGCAATTGTGAGACTGGACTCACCCTTTACGACACAATGTTCGTATGGAATGAGTTCTTAACCCGAGGAATTCGCTATCAGCTCAAAAATACTCTTTGGACTGTCGCTTTAGTATATGGATTCTTTAAACAG GTGACGCTTTCTATTTCTAATCGGGATTTTGTGTTGACCCTAATTGCTAGACGTTCTCGTCATTATGCCGGTACCAG ATATTTAAAAAGAGGTGTAAATGAGAAGGGTCGCGTAGCAAATGATGTGGAAACGGAACAGATTGTGCTTGAAGATATGCGTGATGGTTTCCCTGTACAAATAAGTGCTGTTGTGCAGAACCGGGGTTCAATACCTCTTTTCTGGTCGCAAGAAACTTCACGTTTGAATATTAAGCCTGACATCATAC TCTCCAGGAAGGATTTGAAGTTTGAAGCCACCAAACGTCACTTTGAGAATCTTGTAAAGAGATACGGAAATCCAATTATAATATTGAATTTGATTAAG ACTCGTGAGAAGAGGCCAAGAGAAACAATTCTTCGTGCAGCATTTGCTAATGCTATTGAGTTTATAAATAAAGATCTTTCTGAGGAGAACCACTTGAGATTTCTTCACTGGGACCTGAATAAACACTCTAGGAG CAAAGCTACAAATGTCTTGACACTCCTGGGCAAGGTGGCAGCTACTGCGTTGGATTTAACAGGCTTTCTGCACTGTCAACTTATCCCTGCCTCAAAGtctgggaaattgcttaaattcTCATCCACTGG CAATACTGGTGATCAAGCTGGAAAAGACCTTTGTGAAGTGGGAGCTGAATCGAACTCCTCTAGTGGTGATCTGTGTGGAGATTACTATGTCAAGCTTTCAACACTACAAAGAGGGGTATTACGAACTAATTGCATAGACTGTTTGGATCGCACAAATGTTGCCCAATATGCCTATGGGCTGGTTGCCCTGGGCCATCAGCTGCATGCCTTGGGCTTTATAGATGTGGAGAACATTGATTTGGATTCAGCTTTAGCAGATAATCTAATGAAACTCTATGAAGCAATGGGCGACACACTTGCATTACAATACGGAGGGTCTGCTGCACATAACAAG ATATTTTCAGAAAGGCGAGGCCAATGGAAAGCAGCAACTCAGTCTCAGGAGCTCTTTAGGACACTTCAGCGCTATTACAGTAATGCCTACATGGACGCTGAGAAACAAGATGCCATTAATGT GTTCTTGGGACATTTCCGACCGCAAGAAGGTAAGCCAGCTCTATGGGAATTGGATTCAGACCAGCACTATAATGTTGGTGGGCATGGATCGAGTTTAGCCATGGAGAATTCTAG GTCGTTTATTAAAAGGTCGCTATCAGAAGGAAATTTGATCTGTGGAAGCAGCTCTCCTGTCAAGGAGACTGAAACGGAGCAGACTGATGACTCTGACCAACCTTTGCCTGAGAGTGCAAAAGGTGGTAGTAAGGGTCTTTCGGAGTCCACCCCAGAAATCTCAACTTGTGAAACTGATATTTCATTTACAAG GTACACACCCTCAATGTCTGGTAGACAGCTTTTCCTGGATATGCAGTTAGAGCAGTGTCTCGGCAATGAAAGTGTTAGATTGCGTGAACGTGTTGATTCAGTTGATTTTTCAAATTTCCTAGATATTGAGTGGCTCTCTTCATCCGGAAATTCATGTGAAGAAGAAACATACGAGAG ATCTGCTATCATAAGCTCACCATCTGGTGTCGTCTCGTCAGATGGTGTAACAGTTGGATCTAAAGCTGAAATAAGCTTTTCAGCAAGTGAGTCAAGCTTGAAG CGGCAGGAGCAAACTAGTGGAGATCTCAATTTTGATGCCGAAGGAAGTAGTAAAAGTATTAATGAATTTTCTGAGATGTTTGTGCATTGGGTTAACAATGGAGATATGCTTTTTCCTTGA